The Triticum aestivum cultivar Chinese Spring chromosome 3A, IWGSC CS RefSeq v2.1, whole genome shotgun sequence genome includes a region encoding these proteins:
- the LOC123060520 gene encoding zinc finger CCCH domain-containing protein 13 isoform X1 produces the protein MSGAPKRSHEEGSHSTPAKRPLDDSSLYSSPSGKLIQPGGSDFHGPFEHDGRFAKVPRVESRDDKRPPLTHRMPVGSSNFVDHPTSSDSRLESKQNKDARDTKVDDREAKADARDVHSDSRIEFPGNKAETDVKTNNRADDTEIRVDRRAHGDFTGDVVKSDKDSHPTGTSNIAWKDNKDHRGKRYVDQPDDTAGWRFLRPGMQGTDQTLKVQTIVEERSSKDAHESTGENKIEPKSEDKFRDKDRRKKDEKYRDFGARDADRNDRRIGSQLAGGSVERREIQRDDRDAEKWDRERKDSQKDKENNDREKDSAKKDSFVAVDKENTILEKTASDGAVKPAEHESTAAEMKTLKDDTWKSHDRDLKDKKREKDVDTGDRHDQRSKYNDKESDDTGPEGDTEKDKDTFGSIQRRRMARPKGGSQASQREPRFRSKMRDGEGSQGKSEVSAIVYKAGECMQELLKSWKEFEATPDARNAENQQNGPTLEIRIPAEFVTSTNRQVKGAQLWGTDVYTNDSDLVAVLMHTGYCSPTSSPPPSAIQELRATVRVLPPQDSYTSTLRNNVRSRAWGAGIGCSFRIERCCIVKKGGGAIDLEPRLSHTSAVEPTLAPVAVERTMTTRAAASNALRQQRFVREVTIQYNLCNEPWLKYSISIVADKGLKKSLYTSARLKKGEVIYLETHFNSSRRYELCFSGEKPRSIGSNSNASDLEPEKHQNNSHHHLQNGDRGATEHELRDVFRWSRCKKAMPEVAMRSIGIPLPAEQVEVLQDNLEWEDVQWSQTGVWVSGKEYPLARVHFLSAN, from the exons ATGAGCGGTGCTCCAAAAAGATCGCATGAGGAGGGTAGCCATTCTACACCTGCGAAACGGCCTCTGGACGATAGCAGCTTGTACTCGAGCCCTTCTGGGAAACTCATTCAACCAGGCGGCAGTGATTTCCATGGTCCTTTTGAACATGATGGAAGATTTGCCAAAGTACCACGTGTTGAGTCACGTGATGATAAGAGGCCACCTCTGACACATCGGATGCCTGTTGGCTCCTCCAACTTTGTGGACCACCCGACCTCATCTGACAGCAGATTagaatcaaaacaaaacaaagatgcACGGGACACCAAGGTTGACGACCGGGAGGCAAAAGCTGATGCTCGGGATGTCCATAGTGATAGCAGGATTGAATTTCCAGGCAATAAAGCTGAGACTGATGTGAAGACAAACAACAGAGCAGATGACACTGAAATAAGAGTTGACCGGAGGGCGCATGGTGATTTCACAGGTGATGTTGTCAAATCGGATAAGGATAGCCATCCTACTGGAACTTCAAACATAGCCTGGAAAGATAATAAAGACCATAGAGGTAAAAGATATGTTGATCAGCCAGATGATACTGCAGGATGGCGTTTTCTTCGTCCTGGTATGCAAGGCACTGATCAAACTCTCAAGGTTCAAACTATTGTGGAAGAGCGCAGCTCCAAGGATGCACATGAATCTACTGGTGAGAATAAAATAGAACCTAAAAGTGAAGATAAGTTTAGAGACAAGGACAGGAGAAAGAAAGATGAAAAATATAGAGATTTTGGTGCAAGAGACGCTGATAGAAATGATCGCAGAATTGGTAGTCAGCTTGCAGGTGGTAGTGTTGAACGAAGAGAAATTCAAAGGGATGATCGGGATGCTGAAAAATGGGACAGGGAAAGAAAAGATTCCCAGAAGGACAAGGAAAACAATGACCGCGAGAAGGATTCTGCCAAGAAGGATTCATTTGTAGCAGTTGACAAGGAGAACACAATACTGGAAAAAACAGCTTCTGATGGAGCTGTTAAACCTGCTGAACATGAGAGTACAGCTGCTGAAATGAAGACACTTAAAGATGACACATGGAAATCTCATGATAGGGATCTTAAGGACAAGAAAAGAGAGAAGGATGTGGATACAGGAGACAGGCATGACCAAAGGAGTAAATACAATGACAAAGAATCTGATGATACTGGTCCTGAAGGAGATACAGAGAAAGATAAGGATACTTTTGGAAGTATACAGCGCAGGAGGATGGCACGCCCAAAGGGAGGTAGTCAAGCATCTCAACGGGAACCTCGGTTCCGGTCCAAAATGCGTGATGGTGAAGG GTCTCAAG GTAAATCTGAGGTATCTGCAATTGTATATAAAGCTGGTGAATGCATGCAAGAGCTTCTGAAATCGTGGAAAGAGTTTGAAGCTACCCCAGATGCTAGAAATGCTGAGAATCAACAAAATGGTCCTACTCTTGAAATTCGGATACCTGCGGAGTTTGTTACTTCCACGAATCGGCAA GTAAAAGGTGCTCAGCTTTGGGGAACAGATGTTTATACAAATGATTCAGACCTTGTGGCTG TGTTAATGCATACTGGTTACTGCTCCCCCACATCATCACCTCCACCATCTGCCATCCAAGAACTGCGTGCAACTGTTCGTGTGCTACCACCACAAGACA GCTATACTTCAACACTAAGGAACAATGTCCGTTCACGTGCTTGGGGCGCTGGTATTGGTTGTAGCTTCCGCATAGAACGCTGCTGCATTGTTAAG AAAGGTGGTGGTGCCATTGATCTTGAGCCTCGCCTTAGCCATACGTCAGCCGTGGAGCCTACACTAGCTCCAGTTGCAGTGGAGCGTACAATGACAACACGAGCAGCAGCTTCT AATGCATTACGTCAACAAAGATTTGTTCGGGAAGTTACAATACAGTACAATCTCTGCAACGAGCCATG gTTAAAGTACAGTATAAGCATTGTGGCGGACAAGGGATTGAAGAAGTCTCTTTATACTTCTGCGAGGCTGAAAAAGGGCGAAGTCATATACTTGGAAACACATTTCAATAG TTCTCGCAGGTATGAGCTGTGCTTCAGTGGGGAAAAGCCTCGCTCCATTGGATCAAATTCCAATGCATCTGATTTGGAACCGGAAAAACACCAGAACAATAGCCACCACCATTTGCAAAATGGAGATAGGGGCGCCACGGAACATGAACTCCGGGACGTGTTCCGATGGTCACGGTGTAAGAAGGCCATGCCTGAGGTTGCCATGAGATCCATTGGTATCCCACTGCCAGCTGAACAAGTTGAG GTGCTGCAGGACAATCTGGAGTGGGAGGATGTGCAGTGGTCGCAGACCGGCGTCTGGGTTTCTGGGAAGGAGTATCCGCTCGCCCGCGTGCATTTCCTCTCGGCGAACTAG
- the LOC123060520 gene encoding zinc finger CCCH domain-containing protein 13 isoform X2, whose amino-acid sequence MSGAPKRSHEEGSHSTPAKRPLDDSSLYSSPSGKLIQPGGSDFHGPFEHDGRFAKVPRVESRDDKRPPLTHRMPVGSSNFVDHPTSSDSRLESKQNKDARDTKVDDREAKADARDVHSDSRIEFPGNKAETDVKTNNRADDTEIRVDRRAHGDFTGDVVKSDKDSHPTGTSNIAWKDNKDHRGKRYVDQPDDTAGWRFLRPGMQGTDQTLKVQTIVEERSSKDAHESTGENKIEPKSEDKFRDKDRRKKDEKYRDFGARDADRNDRRIGSQLAGGSVERREIQRDDRDAEKWDRERKDSQKDKENNDREKDSAKKDSFVAVDKENTILEKTASDGAVKPAEHESTAAEMKTLKDDTWKSHDRDLKDKKREKDVDTGDRHDQRSKYNDKESDDTGPEGDTEKDKDTFGSIQRRRMARPKGGSQASQREPRFRSKMRDGEGSQGKSEVSAIVYKAGECMQELLKSWKEFEATPDARNAENQQNGPTLEIRIPAEFVTSTNRQVKGAQLWGTDVYTNDSDLVAVLMHTGYCSPTSSPPPSAIQELRATVRVLPPQDSYTSTLRNNVRSRAWGAGIGCSFRIERCCIVKKGGGAIDLEPRLSHTSAVEPTLAPVAVERTMTTRAAASNALRQQRFVREVTIQYNLCNEPWLKYSISIVADKGLKKSLYTSARLKKGEVIYLETHFNRYELCFSGEKPRSIGSNSNASDLEPEKHQNNSHHHLQNGDRGATEHELRDVFRWSRCKKAMPEVAMRSIGIPLPAEQVEVLQDNLEWEDVQWSQTGVWVSGKEYPLARVHFLSAN is encoded by the exons ATGAGCGGTGCTCCAAAAAGATCGCATGAGGAGGGTAGCCATTCTACACCTGCGAAACGGCCTCTGGACGATAGCAGCTTGTACTCGAGCCCTTCTGGGAAACTCATTCAACCAGGCGGCAGTGATTTCCATGGTCCTTTTGAACATGATGGAAGATTTGCCAAAGTACCACGTGTTGAGTCACGTGATGATAAGAGGCCACCTCTGACACATCGGATGCCTGTTGGCTCCTCCAACTTTGTGGACCACCCGACCTCATCTGACAGCAGATTagaatcaaaacaaaacaaagatgcACGGGACACCAAGGTTGACGACCGGGAGGCAAAAGCTGATGCTCGGGATGTCCATAGTGATAGCAGGATTGAATTTCCAGGCAATAAAGCTGAGACTGATGTGAAGACAAACAACAGAGCAGATGACACTGAAATAAGAGTTGACCGGAGGGCGCATGGTGATTTCACAGGTGATGTTGTCAAATCGGATAAGGATAGCCATCCTACTGGAACTTCAAACATAGCCTGGAAAGATAATAAAGACCATAGAGGTAAAAGATATGTTGATCAGCCAGATGATACTGCAGGATGGCGTTTTCTTCGTCCTGGTATGCAAGGCACTGATCAAACTCTCAAGGTTCAAACTATTGTGGAAGAGCGCAGCTCCAAGGATGCACATGAATCTACTGGTGAGAATAAAATAGAACCTAAAAGTGAAGATAAGTTTAGAGACAAGGACAGGAGAAAGAAAGATGAAAAATATAGAGATTTTGGTGCAAGAGACGCTGATAGAAATGATCGCAGAATTGGTAGTCAGCTTGCAGGTGGTAGTGTTGAACGAAGAGAAATTCAAAGGGATGATCGGGATGCTGAAAAATGGGACAGGGAAAGAAAAGATTCCCAGAAGGACAAGGAAAACAATGACCGCGAGAAGGATTCTGCCAAGAAGGATTCATTTGTAGCAGTTGACAAGGAGAACACAATACTGGAAAAAACAGCTTCTGATGGAGCTGTTAAACCTGCTGAACATGAGAGTACAGCTGCTGAAATGAAGACACTTAAAGATGACACATGGAAATCTCATGATAGGGATCTTAAGGACAAGAAAAGAGAGAAGGATGTGGATACAGGAGACAGGCATGACCAAAGGAGTAAATACAATGACAAAGAATCTGATGATACTGGTCCTGAAGGAGATACAGAGAAAGATAAGGATACTTTTGGAAGTATACAGCGCAGGAGGATGGCACGCCCAAAGGGAGGTAGTCAAGCATCTCAACGGGAACCTCGGTTCCGGTCCAAAATGCGTGATGGTGAAGG GTCTCAAG GTAAATCTGAGGTATCTGCAATTGTATATAAAGCTGGTGAATGCATGCAAGAGCTTCTGAAATCGTGGAAAGAGTTTGAAGCTACCCCAGATGCTAGAAATGCTGAGAATCAACAAAATGGTCCTACTCTTGAAATTCGGATACCTGCGGAGTTTGTTACTTCCACGAATCGGCAA GTAAAAGGTGCTCAGCTTTGGGGAACAGATGTTTATACAAATGATTCAGACCTTGTGGCTG TGTTAATGCATACTGGTTACTGCTCCCCCACATCATCACCTCCACCATCTGCCATCCAAGAACTGCGTGCAACTGTTCGTGTGCTACCACCACAAGACA GCTATACTTCAACACTAAGGAACAATGTCCGTTCACGTGCTTGGGGCGCTGGTATTGGTTGTAGCTTCCGCATAGAACGCTGCTGCATTGTTAAG AAAGGTGGTGGTGCCATTGATCTTGAGCCTCGCCTTAGCCATACGTCAGCCGTGGAGCCTACACTAGCTCCAGTTGCAGTGGAGCGTACAATGACAACACGAGCAGCAGCTTCT AATGCATTACGTCAACAAAGATTTGTTCGGGAAGTTACAATACAGTACAATCTCTGCAACGAGCCATG gTTAAAGTACAGTATAAGCATTGTGGCGGACAAGGGATTGAAGAAGTCTCTTTATACTTCTGCGAGGCTGAAAAAGGGCGAAGTCATATACTTGGAAACACATTTCAATAG GTATGAGCTGTGCTTCAGTGGGGAAAAGCCTCGCTCCATTGGATCAAATTCCAATGCATCTGATTTGGAACCGGAAAAACACCAGAACAATAGCCACCACCATTTGCAAAATGGAGATAGGGGCGCCACGGAACATGAACTCCGGGACGTGTTCCGATGGTCACGGTGTAAGAAGGCCATGCCTGAGGTTGCCATGAGATCCATTGGTATCCCACTGCCAGCTGAACAAGTTGAG GTGCTGCAGGACAATCTGGAGTGGGAGGATGTGCAGTGGTCGCAGACCGGCGTCTGGGTTTCTGGGAAGGAGTATCCGCTCGCCCGCGTGCATTTCCTCTCGGCGAACTAG
- the LOC123058046 gene encoding uncharacterized protein — MAAASGIAGTFSVRPTAPAGRLCSCAAAAGEARSRGADGGGGGAGKWWAPLLGWSGQADYIDAQPAPALEEDRDRAAGMRRFGVLTEEKARQLRLRMMETESFHDVMYHSAIASRLASAPPDTARRTKP; from the coding sequence ATGGCAGCCGCGTCAGGAATCGCCGGTACGTTCTCCGTCCGCCCCAcggcgccggcgggccggctatgcTCGTGCGCCGCCGCGGCCGGCGAGGCGAGGTCCCGCGGCGCcgacgggggcgggggcggggccggGAAGTGGTGGGCGCCGCTCCTGGGGTGGTCGGGCCAGGCCGACTACATCGACGCCCAGCCGGCGCCGGCGCTGGAGGAGGACCGCGACCGGGCTGCGGGGATGAGGCGGTTCGGGGTGCTGACGGAGGAGAAGGCGCGGCAGCTGCGGCTGCGGATGATGGAGACGGAGAGCTTCCACGACGTCATGTACCACTCCGCCATCGCGTCCCGCCTCGCCTCCGCCCCGCCCGACACCGCCCGCCGCACCAAGCCGTAG